One genomic region from Ptychodera flava strain L36383 chromosome 5, AS_Pfla_20210202, whole genome shotgun sequence encodes:
- the LOC139133053 gene encoding tripartite motif-containing protein 2-like yields the protein MAKLTRANSIKVLRKIGEDFLSCAICREQYKSPKILPCHHTFCGECLVKLSRNATELVCPTCKTSCQLSHGRVNELKTSFFISSLLDIFSQGMPGHKDIPGVCEGCQENVVSHRCVDCGLDFCQSCTKPHKTVPATRNHKVVTYGEYREAMLSDIRLDSTVYCSSHPENAVKFFCDTCQVPICLECAVLEHRVPNCSYRKLQDAADDYTKKLGEILKKMKIKETRYRICKSVAGDNRDKLTKHCHEEEQRIRRTTDEMITMIRREQHRLVEELKADYASKLKTAEMRCYDFEFKQGTISSLCSHIETVITHGSVTQLLSSKEEMVNCIEKLVKTETKPPKPPDIVKFKAKSSIGEGGMLGMLQSKVSVLHCSLENIPKQLFTGGSVDLIIKTRDSTGKLVISYEEVTAKLAKGEDPWEDLSVFDNRDGTHRVTVHGRVEGTYRVTVAIAGREVPGAPFDILVMKGFITDIGTKGKEECQFSGPSGIATNRHGKLVTCDTNNNRAQIIDKDGNFKSAFTFMSFKNPIKPCSIAISTDDEYFMTDVGNNRVIVSDENGQLCRLFGQEDLKYAYGIAISPLDGSVYVTDWDGLVAGTDKENSHCVRKFTQDGKHIKSIGKYGTKGGHFRGPAFIAINRQGEAFISDYDNNRILVISIDGTFLYSIGSCGTENGMLCGPLGIAIDWRGYLYIAELKNGRVQKFTSNGIFVCRIDGDKDGLRSPYGVALINTDPCRVAVVDHDNDCIKVFAQ from the coding sequence ATGGCAAAGCTAACACGTGCCAATTCAATAAAAGTTCTCAGAAAAATTGGTGAAGATTTCCTGTCCTGTGCCATCTGTCGCGAACAGTACAAGAGTCCCAAGATCCTGCCGTgccatcacacattttgtgggGAGTGTCTAGTTAAACTTTCGAGAAATGCAACAGAGCTGGTTTGTCCTACTTGTAAAACGTCGTGTCAACTATCTCATGGCAGAGTAAACGAGTTGAAAACTAGCTTTTTCATCAGCTCGCTGCTCGATATCTTTAGTCAAGGAATGCCTGGTCATAAAGATATACCCGGAGTCTGTGAAGGTTGCCAAGAAAATGTCGTCTCTCACAGATGTGTTGATTGTGGATTAGATTTCTGCCAATCATGCACGAAGCCTCACAAGACTGTCCCAGCCACCAGGAACCACAAAGTTGTAACATACGGTGAGTACCGCGAAGCAATGTTGTCTGATATTCGGCTAGACTCAACAGTTTACTGCAGCAGTCATCCAGAGAACGCGGTCAAGTTTTTCTGCGACACATGTCAAGTTCCCATCTGTTTAGAATGCGCTGTCCTAGAACATCGCGTTCCCAACTGTTCCTATAGAAAGCTGCAGGATGCAGCTGACGATTACACCAAGAAGTTGGGAGAAATATTGAAGAAGatgaaaatcaaagaaacaaggTATAGGATATGTAAATCTGTGGCAGGCGACAACAGAGACAAGCTGACAAAACACTGCCATGAAGAAGAACAGAGGATAAGACGGACAACAGATGAAATGATCACAATGATCAGAAGGGAACAGCACAGATTGGTTGAAGAGTTAAAGGCAGATTAtgcttcaaaattaaaaacagcagAGATGCGATGTTATGACTTCGAATTCAAACAAGGCACCATCTCCAGTTTATGCAGCCATATAGAGACTGTGATAACGCATGGAAGTGTAACACAGCTCCTGTCTTCCAAGGAAGAGATGGTGAACTGCATCGAAAAATTGGTCAAGACAGAAACCAAACCCCCAAAACCTCCAGACATTGTCAAATTCAAGGCCAAGAGTAGTATTGGAGAGGGTGGTATGCTGGGAATGCTGCAATCAAAAGTGAGTGTACTGCACTGTTCACTTGAAAATATACCGAAACAGCTGTTTACTGGCGGCTCAGTTGACCTCATCATTAAGACTAGGGACAGCACAGGAAAATTGGTCATATCCTATGAAGAAGTAACGGCAAAGTTAGCAAAAGGAGAGGATCCGTGGGAAGACCTCAGTGTCTTTGACAATAGAGATGGAACACACAGGGTTACAGTACATGGCCGAGTAGAAGGCACATATCGAGTGACAGTAGCAATTGCTGGACGAGAAGTACCAGGAGCACCTTTTGATATTCTAGTAATGAAAGGATTCATTACAGATATCGGTACAAAAGGCAAAGAAGAGTGTCAGTTTAGTGGTCCATCTGGTATAGCCACTAACAGACACGGTAAGTTGGTCACATGCGACACAAACAACAACAGGGCACAAATAATTGACAAAGATGGAAATTTCAAATCAGCCTTTACGTTCATGTCGTTCAAGAACCCAATCAAACCATGCAGTATAGCAATATCAACAGATGATGAATACTTCATGACAGACGTAGGAAACAATCGAGTGATTGTAAGTGATGAGAATGGACAATTATGTCGATTATTTGGTCAGGAGGATCTGAAGTACGCCTATGGAATTGCAATCAGTCCTCTAGATGGCAGCGTCTATGTCACTGACTGGGATGGATTGGTTGCAGGAACAGACAAGGAAAACAGCCACTGTGTCCGGAAATTTACACAGGATGGCAAACACATAAAATCTATCGGAAAGTATGGCACTAAGGGAGGACATTTCAGAGGACCTGCATTTATAGCTATAAATCGACAGGGAGAGGCATTTATATCCGATTACGACAACAACCGAATTTTGGTGATCAGCATAGACGGCACGTTTCTGTATTCGATCGGAAGCTGTGGCACAGAAAACGGTATGCTATGTGGGCCTTTGGGTATTGCAATTGATTGGCGTGGTTACCTGTACATTGCTGAGCTCAAAAACGGACGTGTTCAGAAATTCACCAGCAACGGCATATTCGTATGTCGTATCGACGGCGATAAGGACGGACTACGTTCACCATATGGTGTCGCTCTGATTAACACAGATCCCTGCAGAGTGGCAGTGGTTGACCACGACAATGATTGCATTAAAGTCTTTGCGCAATAA